Part of the Spirochaeta isovalerica genome, GACGTGACATCTTCCCCTGGGAGAAAACAGATGTGGCAGCGGCACTGAAGAGTGATCTGCTTTAAGATTTATTGATAAAAAGAAAACCGGATCTATCGGTCCGGTTTTTTTATTGTTTTTTTCTCTGACCGTTGACAGAAAGAAGTGAAAAAGATACATTAACCAACGTTATTATATTCCCCTGTAGCTCAGTTGGTAGAGCGGGTGACTGTTAATCACTAGGTCAGGAGTTCGAGTCTCTTCGGGGGAGCAATGTAAGGTTCAGCTTTCGAGTTGAACCTTTTTTATTTTTATAATTCTCTGCTCTGTTTCACTGTTCCTTCAAAAAAGGCAAAGGTACTTTAATAAAAGCAGCTTTCTTCTCCCCTTCAATTTCATAGGGAATATAAAACCTGATAACCGAACCTTTCAGTTCATCAAGATCATTGGAATTGGAAATGTACTTCTTGATTTTCTCACCGGAAAACAGGAAGGGTCCATCCAGATCGGTCTTAAAAAAAGTCAGTTGATTGCAATTGTATATGACGTAGGCTTCCGGGGGAATGCTGTCACTGGGGGCTCTGGCATAAAGGCTTCTCGCTTCTCCCTCGGGAGATATGACGACAAGCGAATCCGGATCGATATAGACCAGACGTTCTGTGAGGTTGGTGATCTTCAGATAATAAACTGATGATCCGATGCGGTAATCAACCTCAATGTCGCCATTGGAAAAAATCAGCTGATCCGTATCATAAATGACCGGTCTGTTAAGAGAAGCGCATGAGGACAGCAGAAGTATGCCGATAAAAACCCGGAATCCTTTTTTCTTCATATACATATTATAATTATGTATAATGCTTTTTGTGAAAAGTTTTGAGAAATTAAAAGCTACAGCCCGGCATCTGAAAAGAGAAATCACGGCTCTTTATTATGCTTATGGCAGTGAGGAGCTGGGGTTAGCCCCGAAGATTCTAATCGGTTTGACTATTGGATACGCACTCAGTCCGATTGACCTGATTCCCGATTTCATTCCCCTTCTGGGTTATCTCGATGATCTGATAATTCTTCCCTTGCTTATCTGGCTTTCCATAAAGATGATTCCTTCCCGGATAATGGAAGATGCAAGGGTATCAGCCGATAAAAATCCTTTGACTCTCAAAAAGAATGTGCCGGCAGCAGTTATCATCATTTTAATCTGGATCGGGATTATCTTTCTGATCATTTCCAGATTCCTCAACTGAGGAACTGCATCTCCGGTTTAAAATGCTCCCCAGAAATCGAGAATCTCTCCGGCCGTCTGTTCGGGAGGATTCAGTCCCGTATCGAAAAATCGGATATCCAGATCAGACTGTTCGGCCAGTTCTTTCAGTTCTTCCTGCTGTCTTTCGAAATGGTCGATGATCTTTTCATCGCTGTCGCCGAAGCCTTTGATATAATTCATCCACATGGCATCTCTGCCCGAGAGTATTCTATCGGCCAGCTTGTCCCTTTCCGCTGTCAGGACCACCGCCCGGCAATTCAAATCAAGCAGCTTCCCGTCAATTGGTACGACGTCTTTCCAGCTCATGTGATCGTACTGATAGACATGGGTAAAATGAAACCGTTCAAGGATATAGGGAATACGCATTGCAGTCTGATTTTTCCGGCACCATTCCATGGCATCGAGCCGGGATTTCAACCGGCTGATATTTTCGAGGTGTTCTTCCAGAAGTGAGAGATTGTCCCGAACCGACAATCCACCCTCGCGGTCTTTTTTTTCCAGGACCCTCTGGGTCTGATGCTCCGACATAATGTAGGAAGAGAATCCGCTTCTGCTGCGATAGCGTTCCGACTGAAGAATGGCACGGAGGATTTCCGTTTTCCCCGTTCCGCTGATTCCCTCCAGAATCAGCCCCGAGACGTTCCATGTGTCAAAGCTCATTTCAGGATTTCCCTTGCGGCATTTATATTAGGCTCATTTATATGAACTTTTCCCAGATCGCTGTACATAAAATCAATCCTGTCCTGATAGGTTTCGGTAATTTTATACCTGACCATCTTCATGGTTGAGTTGATCATCTTATTCTGTTCACTGAAGGGCTCTGTGATTAATTGAAAAGTCGATGGAGTCCAGAGTGAGGGAAATCTGCTTGAACCGTCGGCCTGCCAGGCATTGAGCTTTTCCCATATTTTTTCCAGGAGCTCTTCGGGGGACGATACTTTGAGAGAACGGACCGTCATGGGATCGACTGTGAGCAGACAGGTCGTGTAATTGCTGTGATCGCAGTAAAGCATGACCTGGGCTACCAGATCCTGGGTGCTGATGATGGTTTCCTCAATCTCTTCGGGAGAGTATTTCTCTCCGTCCCGGGAAATGAGAAGAGCTTTAGCCCGACCGGTAACCTGAAGGAAATCATCTTCATCCATATAGCCCAGATCTCCCGTATAGAGCCATCCGTTCCGGACCGTTTCCCTTGTGGCTTCCTCATTTTTCAGATAGCCCTTCATGACATTCTCACCGCGGATAACGATCTCCCCTTTCTCTCCGACAGAGGCTTCCTGTCCATCACCTTTAATAATTTTCAACTCGATGTTAGGAAGGACATTACCTGATGAACCGAATTTATGGCGATACGCCGCATTTGTGGAGATGATGGGCGTCGCTTCCGATAATCCATAACCCTGGTACACCGGTGCGCCGATAGCATTAAAAAATTCCTGCTGGTTGACATCGAGCAAAGCTCCGCCGCCAATGGAGAAATGAAAATTCTTACCGAACACAGCTCTTAATTTGGGATAGATAAGGATATTGGACAATCTGTAGGCCCACATCCCTTTGACATGGCGCTTTTTCGGTTCAAATCCGTTGCCGTGGTATTCAATTCCCGCTTTCAATCCTTTTTCGAAAAGCGAGGCGATAAAGCCGCCTTTAGCCATAACGCCTGATTTCATTTTTTTCATGAAATTTCCAGTTATGGCTGGAACTGTGAGGATGAAGTATGGATCGGTTTCCTGAAGATTGGCGGGAATGTTTCTGAGGATAGATGAAGCCCCGCCTCTCGCATCGACAAAATAAAGCGTCAGACCTATCAGATATGCGGCGTACAGAGCAACTGTATGGGCAAAGGAGTGATCAATGGGCAGGATAACAAGAGTTGAAATCCTCTCAGGGAGCCTGGCGACATCCAGACCGCCCTGACAGTTCGCCCAGTAATTCAGATGAGTGAGCATGATCCCTTTGGGATTTCCCGTCGTTCCCGAGGTGTAGCAGATGGTGATGACATCATCCTCTGCGGCATCATCCATCAGTTTCTCCAGAGTCCGGATTGTCTCCTCATCGGCATGGCTCCCCTCTTCAAGGAGATCTCTGTAAGTCACGAGATTTTTCCCCCGTTCCAGTCCCTCGACCTCTTCGAGCCGGGAGATTTTATCATCATCATCGTAGTAGACGAAGAGGAGCTCCCCGTCGAAGCTCTCCCTGGCTTCGAGAACTTTGGATAGGGTAATATGTGAAAAGAAAATAACTTTGCTTTCAGAATGATTGACCCTGAAAGGGATCTCCTCGGTCAGGAGTTTGAGCGACAGCGGGACGGAAACCCCGCCGAGCATGATGACGCTCAGCTCGCTTATGACCCACTCGCTTCTTCCTTCGGAAATAATTGAAAAGGCGTCGCCTTTTTCATAGCCTCGGTTCACTAAAGCGCGGGCGATTTTTACAGCCCTGTCCCTTGTTCCGGCAAAACCGATTTTATCCCATCCCTCATCGGTTTTATTGGCCAGATAGGGATAATCACCGTATTTTTCCACAGCTTCATTCATCATTCTCAGTACTGTCTTCTTCATGTTGTCCTCTTGGAACCATGGTAACATAATTTTAAATATTTGCCCTCTGCGTTTTTCTGGCTTAATCTTTAATTAAATTAAACTTAAACGGGAGCAATTATGTTAAATATCGCATTGTTCGGCCCTCCGGGAGCCGGAAAAGGGACGCAATCTGAATTTCTCATTAAAGAGTACAATCTCTTCTATATTTCCACCGGAGATATTCTGAGAAATGAAATAGTCAATGAAACAAAACTCGGTCTCGAAGCAAAAAGCATAATTGCGGCTGGCGGTCTGGTTTCCGATGAAATTATCGTGCAGATAATCGAAAAGACCATTGTCAACAATCCTTTCTCCAACGGGTTTCTTTTCGACGGTTTCCCCAGAACCTATATTCAGGCCTATATTCTCGAAGGTTTGATGATAAAGCTCAACACTTCGCTCAACTGTCTTATCAGCCTTGAAGTTAATGAAGAAGAATCAGTCGCCAGACTGCTGAACAGGGGAAAAACTTCGGGCCGGATGGATGATAATGAAAAAGTTATCCGGAACCGTTTGAAAGAGTATTATGACAAAACTCTTCCGGTTCTGCAGTTCTATAAAGACAGAGGCATTCTGAAGTCGGTAAATGGCAGCCAGGCTATCGAGGCTGTTACGGAAGACATCCGGAATGTCATTCGCGAAGAGTTGAAAAACAGCCTTTATAATGTCGTTCTATTCGGCTATCCCGGTTCGGGACGAGGTACTCAAGGGAAAGCTCTTGCAGAAAGATTCGGACTTGAATACGTCGCCACGGGGAACATGCTCGACGATGAGATAAAAACGGGATCGGAAATCGGCAAGCGGGTCAAAGAGATATATGACAGCGGCAAGCTGGTACCCGATGAAATCATCGTTCAGCTGATAGAGAAAAAGCTGGAGGAATCGAAGGATGTCAAAGGCTTCATTTTCAAGGGATTCCCCCGGACCCTGGTCCAATCCTATATACTCGACGGCCTGCTGAAAAAACACGGCTCCTTCATTTCCCAGGTTATTGAAATAGAAGTCCCGACTCTTCAGCTCATCAGCCGCCTCGACGCGCGTCGGCAGACCAATGACGCCCGCCCCTACGACAGCAATACCTCAAAGATCGTTCAGAGACTCCAGGATCATCAGGAAAAAACCGTTCCCGTTATCGAAAAATACAATGAACAGCATGGCGTTCTGAAAATAAACGGCGAGGGAACCTTTGATGAGGTCTTCGAGAAGATTTCAACTGAAATAGCAAAAGGGTTGGAGAGCATGGGCTGAAAGCCTGTCAGAGGTTTGCTGTTTTCAAGTTGACAGCAAACCTCTGACCCATTATTTGAGGACGTGTTTTGAATAGACCGCGCTGGCGCAGAGCGTCAGAAATTTCGTCATATCGCTGTCGCTTCTCGAAGTGAGAATAACCGGAACTCTGGCTCCGAGCACGACATTGGCCACATCGGATCCCATGGTCATCGCCCAGGCTTTATAGAGGAAGTTGCCTCCGGAAATATGGGGAACAATAAGGATATCCGCTTTCCCCGCAACCGGAAGATCAGTCATCCCCTTATGTTTAACAGACTCTTCGTAGAGCGCCAGGTCGTAGGAGAGGGGGCCGTAAACTGTTGCGTCCTCCCATTCCATTTCCGATAACTGTCTGGCGAATATGCTTGTCGGTATCTTATCGGAAGGTTTCTCGTTTGCATCGAGAATGGCAACGTTGGGTTTATCAACCCCCATACTCCGGGCCACATCTATAGCATTGAGAATGATATCGCGCGAAGCTTCCACATCGGAAGAAGGAGTCAGCGCCGTATTGATACCGGGGTCGGTCAGGAAAACAAGCCTGTCCACTTCCGGGAGTTCGAAGATGCTCACAAGAGAGAGCCTTCTACCAGTTCCAATACCCTTATCCTTATTGAGAATAGCTTTCATGAAAACGGCCGTGTTGATTTTCCCTTTCATAAGCATGTGTCCGTCGCCGCTGTGAATTAATTCGATTCCCCTCTCGGCGGCTACTTTTTCAAAATCTTCCGCAGAAGGATCGATTTCAACGAACTGATAGTATTCAGGATATTTGAGAAGATCGGAATTATAGCTGGAACTGTCGCCTACAAAGAATGCCGTTTTTACAACTTTTTCCTCAATGGCACGGTTCACCGCTTCGATAGCTGTAGAGTTGGGCATGATAACGACGACATTCATCCCGCCTATGACTTTGGCTCCCTGTATGAGGTTCCCCATAAGCGGGCTTCTGGCAAAATTCATCATGGATTTTTCATTGTAGATGGAAGCGAGAATTTTACAGGGTCCGCCGACGGCATTGAGTGCATGGCGGAAGGAAGAGTCAAAGTAAATTGTATCCCCTTCATTGAGGATATGCTCTTTATCATCGACAACGATTTTCAGCGTACCTTTGATAACATAGTGAAATTCTTCTCCCTCATGAGAACTGAATTCCAGATTCCTGTCATCCTGTTCGAAAACTTCAACGAGAAAGGGCTCCATATGACGCCCGCTGTAATCGGGAGCCAGACTTTCATAATTGTGCCGTTTTCTTCTTTCCACAACCTGACGGGTTTCGGGACGGGTGACAGTAATTCCCGCTTCATGGAATTCCTTTCCGTAAATCAGGGCGGAAATATCCGTTCCCAGCGCTGCTGAAATGCGCATCAGTTCCGATACGGCCGCTTCGACATCTTTTTCTTCCAGTTCATGGAGATAATCAGTGGTAAGCCCGGTCATTTCCGCAAGGTTTTCCAGGGACAGGTTTTTCCCGGTTCGTATGGTTTTAATGTTATTTCCGGTATGCATTAAACACCTCTCTTTTATTTTTACATTAGCAGAGAGAGACGTAATAAAAACAAGGTATGTATAGCGTCTCTCGTGATTAGATACGCTGTATTATACTACATCCACAATTATCTTGCGAGAAAAAACCGAAAAACGTAATACTATTTATTCAGAAGGTTTTTTTTCGATAAATATACGGCCGATGCTCATTTTCAGGCTGTCGGCGTCAATATCGATATATCCCCTCTTTGCGAGTTTTATGGCTTGAATGGTACCGAGGGCGGAAGCATAGAATATGGACTTGTCATACTGATAGCCCATCATGCGGTTGATATTCTCCGGCAGGATTTCGGGATTGTCCTGAAGGATACCGAATATATCACCGGCGATTTTTTCCAGTTTCGGGTAGAGCAGTGGTTCATTAATCAGCAGAGATGCCAAATCAATATTTTCCAGGACCGTATCAAAAAGTATGTTGTAAAAATACTCGAACGATCCTTTGCCCTGTCTGCTTTTAATCCCTTCTTTGATTTCCTCAAAAAACTCTGCCCACCCCTCTTCGATAAGGGATGTGAGAAGCTCTTCCTTGTTGGCGAAATAATTATAAACAGTCCCGACAGAGAGTCCTGAATGGGCTACGATATCCTGAATGGATGTCGCAGCGTATCCTTTGGAACTGAAGAGAAATACTGCTGAATCCATAACAGCTTTTCGCTTATTGTCATCTCTGCTCCTGGCCATTACATCACCTTTTCTTTATTTCCAGGGGAATATGGTATTGCGGAGAGTTCTGGGGCCGATTTTTTCATTGTCATCCAGACACAGAGCTCTCCAGGGGATTTTGCGTCCGGCATCGGGATTTTCTTCCAGATAATCGTACTTGTAAACAAGTAGACGCAGATTGTTGTCAAGCCAGAGTAGAATCCCGGCAGGTCCGGGTATAAGAAAAACAGTTAAAACCGAAAGGAGAATCCCGGGAATAATTCCGATAAAAACCGCTATACTCAGAAAAGGATTATCGAGAAAGATAAGAAAGCTCTTTTTTATCATCTTGATAAAGGTACTGTTAAGGCGATTGACAACGGGGAGATAATAAATGGCTGCCAGATTGACCGTTACGAAAACCCAGAAAAGGAACATCGCTCCGATAAGGCCGATCATATTGCCGAGTCCCGAATAGAACCGCATTCCCATGACAGTCAAAGCCAGAACAAACGAAAAAAGAAGTCCTCCGGAAAGAGACGTCTTCCAGGTTTCTTTAATTCCGGTAAAGAAACTTTTGATTTCGGAAGGTCTGAAATCGCTGATTCCCTTGACATATGCCGCCGCGGCACCCAGCAGGATGATAAAAGCCAGATAGATTACTACGAGGGCAATTGTTGCGCCGGCAAGTGAATACTGCGCCAGAAATGTGGTTCCGTAGAGACCGAGAAAAAGCGCCACGAAAATCAGATTAATGGCGAATATACGCCCCATATTATCCCATAAATCCCAAAAGGATTTTTTAATCAGAAAACCAAACATGGGGCTATTATATATAGTTGATCAATCAGATACAACCTCTTTGCGGTGCCAGTAACTGGCTATGTAAATAAAGGGCGTATCAGCGGCAGCCACCACCCATTTGAGCAGATAAGTCGTCCAGAAAATCTGCCAGAACACATTCCAGGGGAAAAGCCCCGTAAAAGCGATAAAGCAGAACACCGTTGTATCGATCAACTGGCTGATCATGGTACTCCCGTTATTTCTGAGCCAGATGAACCTTTCAGCGGGAAACTTCCTTTTGATCAGGTTATACATCCAGATATCGTGGAACTGCGACAGGAGATAGGCTGTCAGGCTGGCCAGAGCAATGCGCGGCATAATCCCGAAAATCGTCTGAAGACTTTCCTGAGCGAAATCATCGGCAGAAGGTATGAATTTAAGGGCGATGTACATGAGACCGGTCATGGATATGAGAGAGAAAAAACCGATTTTTACCGCTTTCGAAGCCTCTTTCCGTCCGTAGTTTTCACTCAGAATATCCGTTACCAGAAAAGAGGTGGCATAGACGATGTTCCCCAGTGTCGCGGTAATCGAAAAGATATCAACAGTTTTGAGAACCTGAACATTCGCGACGATAGTGGCTATGGGAATCCAGATAAACAGACCCAGTTTTCCGAAAAGCCTGTAGGCGATGAGAATAGCGGAAAAATTCACCATCAGCATGGCCACCCAGAGTAATTCATTCATAAATCAATCCTTCATGGAGAGAGAAATGCGTCGTCTCTGAAGATCCACATCCAGAACGGTAACAGAGACCTTCTGCCCCACTTTTACGATATCGTTGGGATCTCTTATAAAAGTATCAGACAGGCAGCTTATGTGCACAAGCCCGTCCTGATGGACCCCTACATCGACAAAGGCGCCGAAAGCCGTCACGTTCGTCACGATACCCGGCAGACGCATACCCGGAGAAAGATCTTCGGGAACCGAAACCGTATCATCAAAACTGAAAAGCTCGAAACTGTCCCGGGGATCGCGTCCCGGCTGGGCCAGCTCATGCATGATATCTTTCAGAGTCGGCAGCCCGATGTCTCCGGAGACATATCTGTTCAGATCGATTTTTTCTCTGAGATCTTTATCTCTCATCAGATCTTCGACGGAGCAGCCCTGATCTTTTGCCATCTGCTTCACCACGCCATAGCTCTCGGGATGGACGGCGCTTCTGTCCAGAACATTTTTACCGTCACTGATTTTCAGGAATCCGGCGGCCTGTTCGAAGACTTTCGGTCCGAGTCCCTTTACTTTTTTCAGATCCACACGGCTTTTAAACGGCCCGTTTTCATTTCTGTGATCCACGATATTGGAAGCGATCCGGCCGTTGCATCCCGATACATAGGAAAGGAGCTGCGGGCTGGCTGTATTGAGCTCGACGCCTACGGCGTTCACACAGCTGCTAACCGTATCATCGAGCGCCGATTTCAGCATTTTCTGATCCACATCGTGCTGATATTGGCCCACCCCGATTGATTTGGGATCGATTTTTACCAGCTCGGCCAGAGGATCCATAAGCCGTCGTCCGATCGAAACCGCACCGCGGACCGTTATATCATAATCGGGAAACTCCTGCCTGGCGATTTCCGATGCGGAGTAGACTGAAGCACCGCTTTCGTTGACCATAATGACGGGAACGGTTTTACCGAAAGAGATTTTCCGGCAGAAAGCTTCCGCCTCGCGGCCTCCTGTACCATTGCCGACGGCTATGGCTTCAAAGCCGTATTTATCATAGAGTTTTTTCAGTATCCGTTCCGCTTCCCCCTCTTTGTTATAGGGAGCCAGGGGGTAGATCACTGTATGCTCCAGAAGCTTGCCCTGCCGGTTCAGGACGACCACCTTGCTTCCCGTCCTCAGTCCGGGGTCAACCGCCAGAAGGGATTTCTGGCCCAGAGGCGGAGCGAGGAGCAGCTCCTTGAGGTTATCGGCAAAGACGGAGACGGCCTTCTCATCGGCTTTGAGTTTCAGTTCATGGCGCAATTCATTTTCCAGCGATGAAGAGAGCAGTCTTTTATAGGAATCCGATAGAGCCCCTTCAACAATTTCATTGGGACTATCTTTTCTATGGAAAAAGCTTTTGCGGATACGA contains:
- a CDS encoding YkvA family protein, which produces MKSFEKLKATARHLKREITALYYAYGSEELGLAPKILIGLTIGYALSPIDLIPDFIPLLGYLDDLIILPLLIWLSIKMIPSRIMEDARVSADKNPLTLKKNVPAAVIIILIWIGIIFLIISRFLN
- a CDS encoding AMP-dependent synthetase/ligase, whose protein sequence is MKKTVLRMMNEAVEKYGDYPYLANKTDEGWDKIGFAGTRDRAVKIARALVNRGYEKGDAFSIISEGRSEWVISELSVIMLGGVSVPLSLKLLTEEIPFRVNHSESKVIFFSHITLSKVLEARESFDGELLFVYYDDDDKISRLEEVEGLERGKNLVTYRDLLEEGSHADEETIRTLEKLMDDAAEDDVITICYTSGTTGNPKGIMLTHLNYWANCQGGLDVARLPERISTLVILPIDHSFAHTVALYAAYLIGLTLYFVDARGGASSILRNIPANLQETDPYFILTVPAITGNFMKKMKSGVMAKGGFIASLFEKGLKAGIEYHGNGFEPKKRHVKGMWAYRLSNILIYPKLRAVFGKNFHFSIGGGALLDVNQQEFFNAIGAPVYQGYGLSEATPIISTNAAYRHKFGSSGNVLPNIELKIIKGDGQEASVGEKGEIVIRGENVMKGYLKNEEATRETVRNGWLYTGDLGYMDEDDFLQVTGRAKALLISRDGEKYSPEEIEETIISTQDLVAQVMLYCDHSNYTTCLLTVDPMTVRSLKVSSPEELLEKIWEKLNAWQADGSSRFPSLWTPSTFQLITEPFSEQNKMINSTMKMVRYKITETYQDRIDFMYSDLGKVHINEPNINAAREILK
- a CDS encoding adenylate kinase; its protein translation is MLNIALFGPPGAGKGTQSEFLIKEYNLFYISTGDILRNEIVNETKLGLEAKSIIAAGGLVSDEIIVQIIEKTIVNNPFSNGFLFDGFPRTYIQAYILEGLMIKLNTSLNCLISLEVNEEESVARLLNRGKTSGRMDDNEKVIRNRLKEYYDKTLPVLQFYKDRGILKSVNGSQAIEAVTEDIRNVIREELKNSLYNVVLFGYPGSGRGTQGKALAERFGLEYVATGNMLDDEIKTGSEIGKRVKEIYDSGKLVPDEIIVQLIEKKLEESKDVKGFIFKGFPRTLVQSYILDGLLKKHGSFISQVIEIEVPTLQLISRLDARRQTNDARPYDSNTSKIVQRLQDHQEKTVPVIEKYNEQHGVLKINGEGTFDEVFEKISTEIAKGLESMG
- a CDS encoding phosphate acyltransferase, which gives rise to MHTGNNIKTIRTGKNLSLENLAEMTGLTTDYLHELEEKDVEAAVSELMRISAALGTDISALIYGKEFHEAGITVTRPETRQVVERRKRHNYESLAPDYSGRHMEPFLVEVFEQDDRNLEFSSHEGEEFHYVIKGTLKIVVDDKEHILNEGDTIYFDSSFRHALNAVGGPCKILASIYNEKSMMNFARSPLMGNLIQGAKVIGGMNVVVIMPNSTAIEAVNRAIEEKVVKTAFFVGDSSSYNSDLLKYPEYYQFVEIDPSAEDFEKVAAERGIELIHSGDGHMLMKGKINTAVFMKAILNKDKGIGTGRRLSLVSIFELPEVDRLVFLTDPGINTALTPSSDVEASRDIILNAIDVARSMGVDKPNVAILDANEKPSDKIPTSIFARQLSEMEWEDATVYGPLSYDLALYEESVKHKGMTDLPVAGKADILIVPHISGGNFLYKAWAMTMGSDVANVVLGARVPVILTSRSDSDMTKFLTLCASAVYSKHVLK
- a CDS encoding TetR/AcrR family transcriptional regulator; the protein is MARSRDDNKRKAVMDSAVFLFSSKGYAATSIQDIVAHSGLSVGTVYNYFANKEELLTSLIEEGWAEFFEEIKEGIKSRQGKGSFEYFYNILFDTVLENIDLASLLINEPLLYPKLEKIAGDIFGILQDNPEILPENINRMMGYQYDKSIFYASALGTIQAIKLAKRGYIDIDADSLKMSIGRIFIEKKPSE
- a CDS encoding queuosine precursor transporter; translation: MNELLWVAMLMVNFSAILIAYRLFGKLGLFIWIPIATIVANVQVLKTVDIFSITATLGNIVYATSFLVTDILSENYGRKEASKAVKIGFFSLISMTGLMYIALKFIPSADDFAQESLQTIFGIMPRIALASLTAYLLSQFHDIWMYNLIKRKFPAERFIWLRNNGSTMISQLIDTTVFCFIAFTGLFPWNVFWQIFWTTYLLKWVVAAADTPFIYIASYWHRKEVVSD
- a CDS encoding Tex family protein — its product is MEKDYGKILSAKLNLPLKGVANTIELLDEDATVPFIARYRKERTGGLDEVQIIAIRDGLSSLKELDKRAAAIIKSLKETDQFTEELGKAVAAAQTMAALEDIYLPYKPKRKTRASIAREKGLEPLARMLLDGKYRSIKDSEAFIDREKGVGSSEEALKGASDIIAEIINENSEVRENLRIHFKRNSQFTSRLVKKKEKEAAKYNDYFDWTENVNKAPSHRILAVLRGVNEGVLTAHFLPDEEDSLDRIRKSFFHRKDSPNEIVEGALSDSYKRLLSSSLENELRHELKLKADEKAVSVFADNLKELLLAPPLGQKSLLAVDPGLRTGSKVVVLNRQGKLLEHTVIYPLAPYNKEGEAERILKKLYDKYGFEAIAVGNGTGGREAEAFCRKISFGKTVPVIMVNESGASVYSASEIARQEFPDYDITVRGAVSIGRRLMDPLAELVKIDPKSIGVGQYQHDVDQKMLKSALDDTVSSCVNAVGVELNTASPQLLSYVSGCNGRIASNIVDHRNENGPFKSRVDLKKVKGLGPKVFEQAAGFLKISDGKNVLDRSAVHPESYGVVKQMAKDQGCSVEDLMRDKDLREKIDLNRYVSGDIGLPTLKDIMHELAQPGRDPRDSFELFSFDDTVSVPEDLSPGMRLPGIVTNVTAFGAFVDVGVHQDGLVHISCLSDTFIRDPNDIVKVGQKVSVTVLDVDLQRRRISLSMKD